In the Deinococcus betulae genome, CCCGCGCGCACGGCGCCACGCCCGCGCAAGTGGCCCTTGCCTGGGCCCTGCGGCAGGGACACAGCGTGATTCCTTCCAGCACCAAACGTGAAAACCTGGCCAGCAACCTGGGTGCGCAGACGCTGCAGCTGACCGACGAAGACATGGCCCAGATCGAGGGGCTAGAGCAGGGCGAGGCGGCGCGCATTGCCAGCCCAGAAAGCGCCCGCCCCCAGTGGGATTAGGCTGAATGAAGGGACTGCCCCCGTGCTGAGCCTGCTGCGGGCCTGGCATCCGGAAGTGCAGGTCCAGCGCCTTCAGCGTCTGCCGGGCGGCGTGTCGGCGACGGTCACCGCCTGTGAGGTGGTTCTGGGTCAAGGGCCAGCGCGCCGCGTAGTAGTGCGGCAGGGGCCAGGTACGTCGGCACAGCAAGCGGCCCTGCTGCGCCGGCTTTGGGCCGCTGGTCTTCCAGTGCCCGAGCCGCTCTATCAGGCGCTGGGGGGAATGGTTACAGCCTTTGTAGAGGGCCGCAGTGGCACCGAGGCAGGCGCCGACCCGGTTCAACTGGCGGCCTTTCTGGCGCGGCTTTAGGCACTGCCCCCGGTGGATTGGCCGCTGGCACCACTGGGCGAAGTCCCCGCAGCCGGGCCGCAACTGGACGACTCGCTGTCAGAAGGCCGGCTCAGGGCGGCGCTGGCCACGGTCCCCAGGCCGATAGGGAAGACCACGCTCCTGCACGGCGACCTCTGGCCCGGCAATACCCTGTGGCACGCCGGGCAGCTGTCGGCGGTGATCGACTGGGAAGACGCGGCGCTGGGTCATCCGCTGGCCGATGTGGGCAATACCCGCCTGGAACTCCTGTTTTTTCAAGGCGAGGCGGCGGTGGACGCTTTCACGCAGACATACACAGCGCTCAGTGGGCAAGCCCTCACCGACCTGCCCTACTGGGATCTGCGCGCCGCCTTGCGGCCCTGCGGGCGGCTGCACACCTGGGGCCTGTCCGCTGCCCTGGAACAGCAGCTGCGAGAACGGCACAGGACCTTTACCGAAGCGGCGCTCCGTTCCTTCGCGGTCAGTCTCCCCGGCTAAGCGGCGTCAGTCTCGCACGAAGTCCGAGCCGCCGATGTGCAGGGCGTCTCCAAAGCGGTAAAACAGCAGGCGCTGCTCTGGGCCGCTGGTGGGCTTAATCGTGATGCCGTAGCCCTGAATGCTGTAGCGGCCCCCGCCGCGCGACTGACTGCCCACCGCCATGTTTGAGGTGGACGCGCCCCCAAAGCGGCCCCCAGTAAAGGTGCCGTCTGGTTTGAAGGTGTAATCGCTGCCCCCAGCCACCATCACATCGCCGCCCATCGCCGTGTTGCCCCCGCCGCCCAGTGAGGCGTAGGCGCCGCTGAGTTTCAGCCCGGCCGCCGCCGGCTTGATGGCGTCTTGCACCTCAAAGGTCTCGGTTTCGCCGTCACCCCAGCGAATCTGGAAGTTCTGGCCCTGCCGGCTCCACTTGCCCCATTTCTGGGGTTCAAGTTGCCGCGACAGTTTGGCGTTAAAGCTGCTGGGCGCCCACGAGGGGTCGTTGTACACCGTGCCGTCTTTCAAGAACAGGTACGGCGGGAAGGTCACGATGACCATGCCGCCCACCCCGATGCCGCTGGACTGGGTGGTGTAGACACCCAGCACCTCGCTGTCCTTTAGACCCTGCCCCGCCGCCACCAGAAAGCGTTCGGCGGGCTGGTTCTTAAAGCGCCAGCCCACATCTGCTGCGGACAGGGTTGAGGCTTTCAGGCCGGCCGGATTGACCACGCGGCACCCTTCCAGCGTCAGAGAGGTGTCCCGGTCAAAGTCGCGGACCCGGCCGACCACGGTGACGGTTTGGCCCTTGGGCGGGTCGGCCGCGTCGCCGGCCATGTCGTAGCAGTACACCGACCACTTGACCTCGCGGCGGTCGTCACTCTGGGTCAGCGAGCGGCTGCGCTGGACCGTACCCGTGACCGCCACCTGTGGTCCCAGCGCGCGGAGCTTACTCACCACGGCCTGCTCGGCAACGCTGCTGGACGTGGTCTTGGGCAGGGCGGCCAGCGTCTGCCCCGCCAGGGAGGACAGCTGCGCCACGGTGTAGCGCACGGTGGGCCCAGTAGAGGCCGGCGCAGCCTTAGTTGTGGTGGTCGTCGCCGCAGTCGTCCCGGCCGCAGTCCCGGTGCCCAGCAGAGTATTCAGCTGCGGCACCTTGCCGCGCACGTCGAAGGTGTCACCCTTGAGCTGCGCGCGGTAAGCGGCGCACACCTGGGCTGCCGTCCCAAGAGTCCGCATACTGCCGACCAGGGCGTCAAGCTGGGGGTTGAGGCTTGAGCGCAGTTGCGTCACGTTGGCGTCGCCCAGACGTTTGCGCAGCCCGGCGTCAAAGCCTTCGAGCTTCTGGGCGCTCAGCCAGGCCGCATACGCCTGTTTGGTGGCGGCCGCCGTACCCGGATCGCGCGCCGTGCAGTCGTCGCGCAGGCGCCCGGCGCTCAGGTAGGTGGCGTAGGCGGTGCCCAGGGCCTGCAGGGCCGCCGCGTTCGGCGTTTGGGCGGAGGCGGCAGCAGCCAGCAGCAGGGCCGTGCAGGCGGTCAGACGTCGCAGCGAAACCATACCCTGACCGTAGGGGACTCCTGTGCGGCGGCGCTGAGGGAAGCCCCTGCTGAGCTTCAGCAATCCTCAAGCCTGAGGACGGGGTATAGGTGTCCAGTCCCACCAGGTGTAGTGGTATTCACCCTGTTCCACGGTGTACTCGGTGCCGCAGACCCGGCACCCGCAGCGGTAGGTCATGTTCCAGTCGGGCGGTGAGGTTGAGAGGATGTTCACGGCGCCGCTGGCCTGTTCCTTGTTGGGGTTATAGAACAGGTAGCCCGGATAGAGCGTGCAGGAGCAGCGTCCGTCGCGCGCCGCCTCCAGCGTCCGCAGCGCTTGGCGCAAATGGTCGTTGTTGGAATAAAAGGCCCCACCCAGATCCAAACCGTCAGTAGCCTGCCGAATGGCGGCCAGGTGAGGCACCAGGGGGAGGCGCGCCGCGACGGGTAGCCGGATCACCGCATGGGAAGCGGCCCACACGCGCTGCGGGTCGCGGGAGGTCAGATCGGCCAGCAGCGAGGCTGCATCGGGTGGGTCCGCCGTCATAGGACCCATGATGGCGCCAGGGAAAGGCGTGCAGAGGCCAGTGCCCTTCAGCTCCGCTCAACCAAAGGCGGCAGCGGAAAGGCTCGGACGAAGTGCTCGGCCAGGTCGCGGTCGCCGGCCACCTTTATAGTCTCGTCCAGCGGTTGCCCGCCGAAAATCACGGCGCCCAGCGCACCCACCGGGCCCGTAAGGGTCACCTCGGCTGCCAGGCTCAGCCCAGAAGTAACTTCCGCCGTCTGCCCCCGGAGGAGCACGGTGTACTGCCCTTCTGGCCCGAGGTCCAGGGCCACGGTCGCCCCAGGCAGTTCACCCCCATTCATGGTTTTTAAGGCGGTCAGCAGGGTCGCTGTACTGATGGGCGCCTGGGCCGGGCGGCCAGGCGAGCGGGCGCCCCAGCGGCCTAGCGCCTGCAAGACAGGTTCTAGCTCGCGGCCCCAGGGCGTCAGGGCGTAGACCCGCGCGCTGGCGGGGGGTGGCAATTGCTCGCGCCGTACCACCCCCACCTCTTCTAGGTCACCCAGGCGCTGGGTCAGCACCGTGGGGCTGATGCCCCGCAGCTGCTCTTGCAAGTCGGTGAAGCGGCGCGGGCCCAGCAGCAGTTCGCGCACGACCAGCAGCGCCCAGCGCTCTCCCACCAGGTCCAGGGCGTGAGCGGCGGCGCAGCCATCATCGTAGACGCGCTTTCCAGGCATTGAGGCCCCAGTGTACCGGGTCTCCTCCGAAAAACGGAGTGAAGACTTGCAATTGCGGAGCATTCTGTTCTAAGCTAAACGAGATAAAGGAAGTTCGGGCACAATCGCAGCCCGTCACGTGCAGGCGTGGCGGCTGGACATCCACGCCCCGAACAGCCGAAGGAGTTCCATGCCCCAGCTTCAGCCCTACCTCGGCTTTAACGGCAACTGCCAGAAGGCCATGACCTTTTACCAGGCCTGCCTGGGCGGCGACTTGGATCTGATGACTGTGGCAGCCTCGCCCGTCGCGGCCCAGCTGCCCCCCGAGATGCAGAACCATGTGCTGCACGGCCGGCTGGTGTCCGGCGACCTGACGCTGCTGGCGTCGGACATGACGCAGGACACGGGGCGCACCCAGTCGGTCTCGCTGATGCTGCAGTGTGACAGCGCCGAGCAAGCGCGCGCTGCCTTCGAAAAGCTGGCCGAGGGCGGCACGGTCACGCAGCCGCTGG is a window encoding:
- a CDS encoding phosphotransferase family protein; translated protein: MDWPLAPLGEVPAAGPQLDDSLSEGRLRAALATVPRPIGKTTLLHGDLWPGNTLWHAGQLSAVIDWEDAALGHPLADVGNTRLELLFFQGEAAVDAFTQTYTALSGQALTDLPYWDLRAALRPCGRLHTWGLSAALEQQLRERHRTFTEAALRSFAVSLPG
- a CDS encoding winged helix-turn-helix transcriptional regulator; amino-acid sequence: MPGKRVYDDGCAAAHALDLVGERWALLVVRELLLGPRRFTDLQEQLRGISPTVLTQRLGDLEEVGVVRREQLPPPASARVYALTPWGRELEPVLQALGRWGARSPGRPAQAPISTATLLTALKTMNGGELPGATVALDLGPEGQYTVLLRGQTAEVTSGLSLAAEVTLTGPVGALGAVIFGGQPLDETIKVAGDRDLAEHFVRAFPLPPLVERS
- a CDS encoding VOC family protein — encoded protein: MPQLQPYLGFNGNCQKAMTFYQACLGGDLDLMTVAASPVAAQLPPEMQNHVLHGRLVSGDLTLLASDMTQDTGRTQSVSLMLQCDSAEQARAAFEKLAEGGTVTQPLGPSFWGSTFGHLTDQYGIHWLLNAEAVQGG